In Zingiber officinale cultivar Zhangliang chromosome 3B, Zo_v1.1, whole genome shotgun sequence, a single window of DNA contains:
- the LOC121968535 gene encoding beta carbonic anhydrase 5, chloroplastic-like translates to MVSLIRASFDFSALDPLSCEASFRLSESRKGSRAVKISGSHLTLGRRSNARLRIVGSVEEKHTSIRKASKESLRFIREHKGSEKLIGSDPFEELEFRFKSFKQKNYTENLIHYQKLSELQSPKFMVIACADSRVCPSNILGFQPGEAFTVRNVANLVPPFQHGVSETSAALEFAVNSLKVANILVVGHSRCGGIQALMKMKEDVNSRSFINEWVSIGKSARLSTKAAAGNMSFEVQCRHCEKESISGSLLNLLTYPWIEQRVSEGILSLHGGYYDFSNCTFEKWTLVYREGLEGGSKYAIKNPSFWS, encoded by the exons ATGGTTTCGTTGATTCGCGCTTCCTTCGACTTTTCGGCCTTGGATCCTTTGTCTTGCGAGGCTTCCTTTCGGTTATCTGAATCCAGGAAGGGATCCCGGGCAGTAAAG ATCAGTGGCTCGCACCTAACTTTGGGTCGACGGAGCAATGCACGCCTCAGAATTGTGGGTTCTGTCGA GGAAAAGCACACTTCCATTAGAAAAGCTTCTAAAGAATCTCTCAGATTTATTAGAGAACATAAGGGCAGTGAAAAACTTATTGGATCAGATCCATTTGAAGAATTGGAATTTAGATTCAAGAGTTTCAAACAGAAAAATTACAC GGAGAACCTCATTCATTATCAAAAACTCTCTGAGCTGCAATCACCCAAG TTCATGGTAATTGCTTGTGCGGACTCGAGAGTTTGCCCTTCAAACATATTGGGATTTCAACCTGGTGAAGCATTTACAGTCAGAAACGTGGCAAACTTAGTTCCTCCGTTTCAG CATGGGGTTTCAGAAACTAGTGCAGCACTTGAGTTTGCTGTCAACTCTCTCAAG GTTGCTAATATATTGGTCGTAGGCCACAGTCGTTGTGGAGGCATTCAGGCTCTTATGAAAATGAAAGAAGATGTCAATTCAAG AAGCTTTATCAATGAGTGGGTGTCCATTGGAAAAAGTGCAAGGCTAAGCACAAAAGCTGCTGCAGGAAATATGAGCTTTGAAGTCCAGTGCAGACATTGTGAGAAG GAATCCATCAGTGGATCCCTGCTCAACTTGCTGACCTACCCATGGATCGAGCAGAGAGTTAGTGAAGGGATCCTCTCTCTTCATGGTGGCTACTATGACTTCAGCAACTGCACCTTTGAGAAATGGACTCTCGTGTACCGAGAAGGATTGGAGGGTGGCAGCAAATATGCCATAAAAAATCCCTCTTTCTGGTCCTAA